From the genome of Ananas comosus cultivar F153 linkage group 18, ASM154086v1, whole genome shotgun sequence, one region includes:
- the LOC109723745 gene encoding uncharacterized protein LOC109723745 codes for MVSREHKRLGLHEKLQLLRSITNSHASNKASIIIDASKYIEELKQKVVRLNQEIACAQNNIKESPLPMVTVESLERGFLINVFSGKSFPGLLVAILEAFEELGLNVMEARASCADTFRLEAVGGENQVEGVNAHVVKQAVLQAIRKCSENSDQE; via the exons atggtctCAAGAGAGCACAAGAGATTGGGACTGCATGAGAAGCTGCAACTCCTTCGCTCTATTACAAACTCGCATGCA TCGAATAAGGCTTCGATCATCATAGACGCATCGAAGTATATCGAAGAACTGAAGCAGAAGGTAGTGAGATTGAATCAAGAGATCGCCTGCGCGCAAAACAACATCAAAGAGAGCCCCTTGcccatg GTTACTGTTGAAAGCTTAGAGAGGGGATTCCTCATCAATGTGTTCTCCGGGAAGAGCTTCCCGGGTTTACTCGTCGCAATTTTGGAGGCTTTCGAAGAGTTGGGTCTCAATGTAATGGAAGCTAGGGCTTCCTGCGCCGACACGTTCCGGCTTGAAGCTGTTGGAGGAGAG AACCAAGTCGAAGGCGTCAATGCACATGTCGTGAAACAAGCGGTGTTGCAGGCCATCAGAAAATGTTCTGAGAATAGTGATCAAGAGTGA
- the LOC109723744 gene encoding target of Myb protein 1-like gives MVLFPSSSVTVRVEKATSDLLIGPDWTLNMEICDLVNSGQWLAKDVIKAVKKRLQHKNPNVQFLALTLLETMVKNCSDYVHFQVVERGILEEMIKIVRKKTDMQVRNKVLELLDSWQDAFGGPGGKFPQYYWACAELKRSGVLFPQRSPYTAPIFAPPRTHAKPTNRHPQAGYGMPPSSSLRLDEAMASEMANLSVSDFDHIRNAMDLLNEMLRAVNPDDHGVVKDEVIADLESQCRSNQRKLMNFLSSTRDEVLLRQGLELNDNLQSALAKHDAIASGTPLPPEAPDSFLRAETPCAPTPPVVINQFEDEEDEDDDDDDDEFAQLARRNSKFKPSSTGSTSYMSRERSSSQNCKNYNESSSSISSTIGENALVLLDSPVPVKTASKEKDMIDLLSITLSSEPSTRTTPLTPSSSSNQRESPASISPNKQAQSYVPYNSYVASWARSQPQPQYLDCPPQPQLQFGCTPPRWVASPVNMNTNPFEYPSTVNVAAYVPTYASRAFWPSNPFVYRANSAPAASGQTTTNVNLKQPGSAVASEPYVSSNRLFDDLIDLRDADDSLRTRGMGPTFSASPSQGTLDRK, from the exons ATGGTGTTGTTTCCCTCGTCGTCGGTGACGGTGCGGGTGGAGAAGGCGACGAGCGACCTCCTCATCGGGCCCGATTGGACGCTGAACATGGAGATCTGCGACCTCGTCAATTCCGGTCAATG GCTCGCAAAAGATGTCATTAAAGCTGTGAAGAAGCGGCTACAGCATAAAAACCCGAACGTTCAGTTTCTAGCTTTGACG CTATTGGAGACAATGGTGAAAAATTGCAGTGAttatgtacattttcaagttgTCGAACGAGGTATTTTAGAAGAGATGATTAAAATTGTCAGAAAAAAG ACGGATATGCAAGTGAGAAATAAAGTCTTGGAGCTTCTTGACTCTTGGCAAGATGCATTTGGTGGGCCTGGAGGGAAGTTTCCACAGTACTACTGGGCATGCGCTGAACTAAAG AGATCTGGAGTGTTGTTCCCCCAGCGTTCCCCATATACTGCTCCAATATTTGCTCCACCCCGTACACATGCAAAACCAACAAATAGGCATCCTCAGGCAGGTTATGGGATGCCCCCTAGTTCTTCTTTAAGACTCGATGAAGCAATGGCATCCGAGATGGCAAATTTAAG CGTATCAGATTTTGATCACATAAGGAATGCAATGGATCTGTTAAACGAAATGTTGAGAGCTGTGAATCCAGATGACCATGGG GTTGTTAAAGATGAAGTGATTGCAGACCTTGAAAGTCAGTGTCGCTCCAATCAAAGGAAACTCATGAATTTTTTAAGTTCAACCAG GGATGAAGTGCTGCTGCGACAAGGCCTTGAATTAAACGACAACTTACAAAGTGCTCTTGCAAAACATGACGCAATAGCCTCAGGCACTCCTCTGCCACCTGAAGCACCTGATTCATTTTTAAGGGCAGAGACTCCTTGTGCACCCACACCACCTGTTGTAATCAATCAGtttgaagatgaagaagatgaggatgatgacgatgacgatgatgaGTTTGCTCAGTTAGCTCGCAG AAACTCAAAATTCAAGCCATCAAGCACCGGAAGCACATCTTACATGAGCAGAGAGAGATCTTCCTCTCAGAACTGCAAGAACTACAATGAAAGTAGTTCTTCAATCTCATCCACTATAGGGGAGAATGCATTGGTTCTACTTGATTCCCCAGTACCAGTTAAGACTGCCTCCAAAGAGAAAGATATGATCGACCTTCTCAGCATCACCTTGTCATCAGAACCTTCAACTCGAACCACACCTTTAACGCCTTCCTCTTCCTCAAACCAAAGAGAATCACCAGCATCGATTTCACCCAATAAACAAGCCCAATCCTATGTTCCCTATAATAGTTATGTCGCCTCTTGGGCTCGGTCTCAGCCTCAGCCTCAATACTTGGACTGTCCGCCACAACCTCAACTGCAATTTGGTTGCACACCCCCACGGTGGGTAGCTTCTCCAGTCAACATGAATACCAACCCCTTTGAGTACCCTTCTACTGTCAATGTCGCTGCTTATGTCCCTACATATGCATCTAGGGCTTTTTGGCCATCAAATCCATTTGTTTATCGAGCTAATAGCGCCCCAGCTGCTTCTGGACAGACAACGACAAATGTGAATCTGAAGCAACCGGGGAGTGCTGTTGCTTCTGAACCATATGTTTCTTCAAATAGATTGTTTGACGATCTCATAGACCTGAGAGATGCAGATGATAGTCTAAGGACAAGAGGCATGGGTCCTACCTTTTCTGCCTCGCCCAGCCAAGGTACGTTGGATAGAAAATAA